A region of the Lysobacter sp. K5869 genome:
CATCGGCGCCCGCCACGCCGAATCCGGCGCCCGCCCGCAACCCCAAAGCCCGGCTGAAACCCGCGCCGCTTCGTCCCCAGCGGCCGCAACCCGCACCCTGCGCGCCGGCGCGCTGGGGCACAATAGGTCGGTCTTCCGCTCCCCCGAGCCCGTCCCGTCGCATGATCATCCTGCATCAGATCGATCCGATCGCGCTGTCCCTCGGCCCGCTGCAAATCCACTGGTACGGGATCATGTACCTGCTGGGTTTCGTCACCGCCTGGTGGCTGGGACGCCGCCGGGTCCGCGCCGGGCGCTTGCCCGGGGTCAGCGAGGCCGCCTACGGCGACCTGTTGTTCTACGCCATGATCGGCGTCGTGCTCGGCGGCCGCATCGGCTACGTGTTGTTCTACGGCTTCGCCGACCTGCTGCGCGATCCGCTGATGCTGCTGCGCATCTGGGAAGGCGGCATGAGCTTCCACGGCGGTTTGATCGGCGTGGTCAGCGCGGTGTGGTGGTGGTCGCGCAGCCACCGCACGCATTTCTTCGACACGCTCGATTTCATCGCCCCGCTGGTGCCGCCGGGCCTGGGCTTCGGCCGACTGGGCAACTACATCGGCGGCGAGTTGTGGGGCA
Encoded here:
- the lgt gene encoding prolipoprotein diacylglyceryl transferase, with the translated sequence MIILHQIDPIALSLGPLQIHWYGIMYLLGFVTAWWLGRRRVRAGRLPGVSEAAYGDLLFYAMIGVVLGGRIGYVLFYGFADLLRDPLMLLRIWEGGMSFHGGLIGVVSAVWWWSRSHRTHFFDTLDFIAPLVPPGLGFGRLGNYIGGELWGKFTAEGWGVVFPRAPEFANWTTQQLQTQFAAGALDRYARHPSQLYQAALEGLTMFAVLWWFSSKPRPRYAVSGLFALLYGCFRFLVEFVRVPDQQLGDHGYLAFGWLTMGQVLSTPLILLGLFWLWLSTRSPTLQPQPPAAEPAKG